ATACAGGTTGATGATGAACCCAAACCCGTTTTTTCCAATAACAACTTCTACACAACCTTCGTGAACAGGATGGTAAAGGATTACCTGCCCAATTGTGTGACTCTGAGTGATGTGAAGAGAGAATGGAACATCTAAAGATTTCTTTAAAAAAATCAGATTTTTCGTAAACTTAATTAATAGATAATAACACGGATTTGGGCTATACCAAAACTCCATAACAACCAATTTTAACTGCAATAAAAATTAGGGTTTAAAATTGTTTGATATAAGAAATAAGTATTATTTTCATTCTTATTATTAAGAACATGATTTAATACAGCATATTTATATTCCATCAAGATTATAACAGTATTAAATTTTACTTGAAAATAAATCAAAATAAATTGAGGTGGGAGTTTATGGATTTTATGACTTTAGGAAGCTGGATACTATTCTTTTTATTAATTATTGGAATTATTTTAGCCTTTTTTAGAATTTTCGAAAAATCAAAACCAAGTGTAGAACATTTAGTGTTGATTGCAATTCTAGTTGCAATATCGGTTATGGGAGATCTTCCCACAGCTGCCATACCCGGGCTTACAGTGGCATCTTTCATAATAATCACCACAGGAATAGTTTTCGGGAAAAAAACCGGGTTTGTAACTGGAATTCTAACCCCCCTGGTACTGAGTCTGTTTCTAGGGTTAGGGTACTGGACAGTGCTGCAAATGATTGCCTGGGGACTGATGGGGTTAACTGCAGGAATATTAAGTAGCAAACTTGACAAAAACAAGTACCTACGATCAGGTTTTGGTTTTGCCTGGGGATTCCTCTATGGGTGGATAACCAACCTTTCTATGTTACCGTTCCTAAGCAGCATCACTCTAACCAGTGTGATCGGAGTTTATGCTGCAAGCTTCCCCTTTGATCTTATTCATGCTGTTACCAATGCTGTGCTCCTTTTCCTGTTCTTCAGCCTATTTGAAAGGATATTTAATCGAGCTAAAGACAGATTTATCAGTCCAGCCATGAAAGAATCCCCAGAAAAAGAACCAGCTAATAATTAAAACAAGGTTAGATGATGATATATATAGTGGGAATTGGATATTCAAAAGAACATCTAACTCTCCAGGCCTTAAATATCCTGAATGAGGCAGATTTAATCATTGGCAACTCTTTTCATCTTAAACAGATAGAAGATCTGATAAAAGGCAAAAAAACTATAAGAGAGAACATAGCAAAAGAAGAGATGGTTCATTTAACTATTCTTAAATCTTTAGACAACAAAAATGTGGCCTTAATATCATCTGATCCTGAGGCAGAGGGAATTCTTAACATTTTCTATCAATCCCTGGATAAATATCCGGATGTGGAAGCAAAAGTGGTTCCTGGAGTAACTGCAGTAGCCTATGCATCTACCACCTTAGGGACACTTAATGATTTTGCAGTTATAAATTTGAACGATGCCACCATCCCTTTATGTGAGATGAAAAACCGGTTAAAGAACGCCGTAGCAGCAGAACTCATTCTCATACTCCAGAAAATCCCTGGAACAGACCATAGGGATGTGCATAAAATTTTAAAAGAGCTTTTAAATGATTCCACACCCGTGGGAATTTTTAAAATCCTTCCAGTATCTGAGTTAAAGGAAGTATCCCAATTAAAAGAAACTTCAAACACATCCCCTGTACCTGAATCCAGATTATCTGAATATGTTGTAAGCACTATGGGAAATATAAACTGGGATGATGTTGACAAATCCCCTCTGCTTGTATTAGGAAACAAGTTCACTTACATTCAGAATGGTAAAATGGTAACACCCAGGGGTTATGTCTTATACCCTGTGATTCATCCCCTTACCAGAAAGTTCTATGAGAATTACCTGGCAGGTGAAGGTGTAGAAGGTCCTAACTTTGATTGTTCTGACTATCCCTGTCATTATCATTGCCAAAACTGCACTTTCTGTTACTGTCCATTCTACCCCTGCGGAGACTCTTCTACTGGAGGTAAATGGATTAAAGGAAAACCAGTATGGGATTGCACAGATTGCCTGTGGATCCATCAGGACGATACAGTAGATTGCATACAGAGAAAACTGGATGATATATTACTTGAAGTGGAAGACCTGCAAAATAAGAAGAAAGAACTCTTGAAATTGCGCAGAGAATGCCTATATTACACTTTAAATGATTGAGGGGAAATTTATATACATAATTAATAGGACAGGTGAGGTTCTAATATCTCTAAATTCCTATTATTTATTTGTTTTATATGGCTAATTAGTAAACGCAACCATGTTCACAATAACATAGATCCTACCTTAAAGGTGAATTGATTTGAAAATTCAAAAAAGTAAAACAAAGGAATACAGGGATTCATTTAAACTCATCCACCAAACAGATACTGGAGAAAAGGTTTACAGACTTGGAAGGTCCATTCTTATCAAATTACCTGAGAATCGGAATTCTGTAATCACTTCATGGATTAATGGAGGTTACCGGGAAGATCTCCAGGCTATATTTAACCATCAACTGAATCAAAGCGAGATTGATCACCTAGAAAATGGCCCTGTACCTGAATTTATGAGGAATACTGCAAAAAAAATGGGAATGGACCCAGGAAGGACTTCTGGCTTTTTGACTGTGGCTTATATGGATAATGTTGCCATAATAACTAAAACTTTCCGAGAGATAGAAGTTACTGCCATAGTAACTGCGGGAATTGAGGTTAATGGTGGTCGGGCTGGAGATACTGCATCATACTATGAACTAAATGGGACTTATGAATTTGAGGTGGGCACCATAAATACTGTTTTAATAGTTAACTGTAACTTATCTGAAAGTACCCTCATAAGATCAATGATGACTGCAGTGGAGGCAAAGACAGTTGCTCTCCAGGAACTCATGGCACCCAGCAAGTACTCTCACGGCGTTGCAACTGGTTCTGGAACAGATAACATAGCAATAATCTCCAACATGGAAAGTGAAGACGTTTTAACCAGTGCAGGGAAACATTCAAAACTGGGAGAACTCATTGGAAAAAGCGTGATTGAAGCCACTAAACAATCTCTGTCAAAACAGAGTAACCTGAATCCTGATTCTCAATGTGATATGCTGGTTCGATTGGAACGTTTCAAAGTTGACCCTGAAAATTACTGGGAACATGCCAGAAGTGCCTACCAAGAGCCGGATAAAACTAAATTCATGGAAAACCTTCATGATTTTTCCAAAAATCCACTGGTTGTGTCCCTGGTTGCATCCATCCTACACCTTATCGATGAAACCAGTTGGGGGCTAGCCAGCCAAGGAGCAGCTGAAAAAACTGCAATTTCTCTAATGAAAACACTGCCAGATCTCCTGAAAATTGAAAATGTGCCTAATTATGAAAAATTGTTAGATCAAAGTGATTCCGTCCTTATTAACTGGATTAGAGTTAGTACCTGGGTTATACTTAACATGAAAAAATAATTTTAATGTTAACGTTTGATTATTCTTTTGGATGAAAAATGGGTTCTGTATATCCCATATATTATCAGAACAACCATTAAAACTGAGGATAATAATTTCACTGAGTAAGGAACAAAACTGGTGTATGCACTTAGATCAGTGATACTAACACCCTGAATAAAATAACTGCTGAATAAATTGACCAAATATCCCATAATAAGAGATACACTCACTATGGAAACTATGTAGCTGGTGAGGAACCTTTTTTTGAACTTGCTGAGAATCATTGACATGGAAGCCATGTTGGTGGCAGGACCTGCATAAAGGAAAACCAGTATGCTTCCAGGAGTGAATCCCATGAAGATAAAGGACAGTGCCAAAGGGATGGAAGCTGTGGGACAGACATATATGGGAATTGCCACCAGCAATAATATGAAAAGGGATAACACTGGATCAGATGCAAAAGTCTTTAAAAAGTCCCAGGGCATTCCCATACTCATAAGTGCACCTATCAATGCTGCAAAAAGCAGACCAAACAGAAGTGATGTTGAAACATCGGCAAATGAGTCCTTAAAGGAATATCTTACGATTTCTTTGATTTTAGCATAGGCCCTATCATCCCAGTTACCATTATAATCACTGGTAGGCCCACCCTCCCCAATATTAGATTTAAATTCACTGCCCTCCTTTTCATTGAACTTGCCATTAAAGTTAATGAATTTATTTCCACATCCATCACAGTGACTTTCACTATTATGGTCTTTAACCGGACAGTTAAGGTGATTTATATGTGTAGTCTCATTTTCCCCAATAAAATGGACCAGTAAACCGGCGGTTACACCAGAAATTGCTGCTATCACTGGCCGCATAAGGGTTAATGGCAGTCCCAGGAATGAGTAGGACGGTATAACCGAACTCACACTAAATCCTGATGTTGAAACTAAAAAAGATGCTGAAACTGAATCCCGAATACCCTTATCTTTTAAGGCTATGGCTGCAGGAACAATTCCACAGGAACATATTGGAAGTGGAAGACCCACTAAGATTCCCTTTATGATTCCTCCAAGAGTTGAAGTTCCCACTAATTTTTCCAGTAGGTGAGAAGGGAGAAACATGTGAATTAAGCCTGCCATCAAAAATCCTACCAGGATAAAAAAAGAGTTTTCCAGAATTATCTGATAAAATAATTGGAAGAAGTTAACAACAAAACTCATGACTTCACCATTTAAAGAAATTTTTCCCTCTAGAATTAAACTCAGATAATTGTGTGTTAAACCTGTAGAACCATATTGGGAATGTTCATGTTAATGACTCTGAAAATCTTCTCCAGGATTCCACTCGCCGTTAGAATATAACCAGGTCCCATTCCAGGTTTTTTCGTTAACATCAACAGTTACAAATGACTCATTTCTTGATTTGAATATTATATATGTTTGGATATTTGATTGGTCTGTTATATTTTCTTTTTCCGCAATATAATTCTTAACTATACCATCTAACTCGTTAAATAGTTGGGCTTCTTCTGTTGAATTTATACCAATGTAGCAATCTGTGCAGCCAACACAACTCGAACAGTCATTTCCTGTTCCTGCTAATGAAATAAAAATAGTGGAAAATAGGATTAATCCCACCAATAATATGCCCCCCAGTAATATGATTCCTTTTTTGTTGATGGACATACTAGTCACGTTGGTGGAAGTGTGGTAAAAAACTTATGGTACTAATTATTATCCTGTGCTGGTCATATTAAGAATCACAGCTCCCCCAATAATCATTGCAATTGCCAGAAATTTTAAAAAACTTATCTCTTCACTGAAAAAGATAACGCCCACTATAGCTATTAATCCAATTCCTAATCCTGCCCAAACTGCATATGCAATCCCCATTTCAATATGATTCATACATACTGAAAACAGGTAAAAGCCAATGGCAAAGAAAAGGAGAAACCCAACAGAAGGCCATACTTTAGTAAAACCCTCAGATAGTTTCAGGCAAGTAGTGGCCACCACTTCCACTCCCACCCCAATAAATAGTAAAAACCACGGATTAACCATTGATTTCACCCACATCTTTTTAATGATAGGTTATCGAATTATTTCCAACATGTTATATTCAAGAATTCATTATCAATAATATTTAAATTTTTTTCCATTTTTGGGAACTGTAAAGTTATTGGATTCAATTTTTTCCCATTTTTAGTCCTTTTTTCACTTTTTTTGATTTTAATCCTAAATACATCCAAAAAAAATCCATAATTAAATCCACTTAGTTTATGGATTAGTTGACTACTTTTGATTTGAAGGTTTAAAAAATGAAGATAAAAATTTAGCCAATTTTGATCCTGTTTTTGATTCAGGTAACTGTTCAAATCCACAGTTAGGACATCTGATCATGTTACAGTTGTGGACAGGACATCCCTGACAAGTATTAGACCTTTTATTTTCATCAAAAACACAACCACAAATTTTACATTTCATATTATGCTGTCCTCCTAAGTTAGATAATCTAAAGTTAAATAAAAATTCTCTATACAAACTGCCCATCATGACTTGTTACTAATATTAAACTACTTTTCTCCTTTTTAACTGGATTTAGTAGGTTAAAAGTCAGGATTTAAAATAAAATTTCATTAACATACCTTGGAAAAAAAAGGAGTTTTCAGGAAAAAGATTTCAGTATTTGAAAGAAAGGCAATATAAGTAGGGGCATCTGAGGTGTTACATTTGAGGATGATGATCGGTTGATGGATGCCCCTATGTTATGATTACCTGAACTTCAAATAAGATGCTATGAGGTTTTTGATTTTTCTTTCCTCATCCGCATCTTTTGAAGAATGATGATTAAAATCATCCAGTTTTACACTCTTTTTTCCAGTAATACCTGATTTACAGGTCATTAAATCACCTCCTGATGTTTTCATGTTTTTTTTAATCTACTTTAAAGAGTGGGGGAGTGTTTCTAGAATCCCATGATTGAACCTCCCTGGTAAACTACAAATGAAACCACATAAGCCACCACAAAGGTGTATACTGCAGCAAATGTAGGCCATTTCCAGGAGTTGGTCTCTCTTCTTATGGCAGCTAAGGTAGCCAGACATGGTATGTAGAGAAGTACGAACACCATGTAGGCATAGGCAGAGAGGGGAGTAAATAATTCCTGCATCACTGCAATGAAACCTGGATCTTCTTCAGGTGCAGTTTCCTCCTCTTCTTCAGCAGGTGCTTCTTCATTTGATGCCTGTTCTGCTTGTGCTGTTTCATCAACAGAAGTTTCCTCAGTAGGTGCCTCTTCTCCACCACCATCTTCACCAATACCATACAGGGTACCAAATGTGCTTACCACCACCTCCTTGGCCAGGAATCCGTAGATTATGGCCACAGTGGCCTGCCATTCACCGAATCCAAGTGGTTCGAATATGGGAGATAATGCAGTTCCTATCTGTCCAGTTACACTTTCCTGTGAACCGTATTCCACTCCTACTGGTAAGCTGCTTAAAGCCCATATTACCACTGAAAGTGCTAAAATGATGGTACCTGCTTTTTTCAGGAAGAGTACGCCTCGCTCCCACATGTGTATGAGGGCACCTTTTGCTGTGGGTATTCTGTAGGGAGGTAATTCCATTACAAAGGGTGCTGACATTCCTTTGAATATGGTTTTCTTGAATATTGCTGCCACTATGATTGCCACCACTATTCCCAGAAGGTACAGGGAGAATATAACCCATCCCTGATATGCTGAGAAGAATGCAGCTACAATCAATGCATAAACCGGTAACCGAGCACTACAAGACATGAAAGGAACAATTAACATGGTTAACAATCGATCTTTCTCATTTTCCAGGGTTCTGGTGGCCATTATTCCAGGTACTGCACATCCAAAACCAAGTATCATGGGTATGAATGATTTTCCATGTAAACCAACTAGTTTGTGCATGAAACGGTCCATTACAAATGCAGCTCTGGCCAGGTACCCACTGTCTTCTAAGATACTGAGTATCAGGAACAATATGAAGATCAGGGGTACGAATACCAGTACTCCACCTACACCCCCTATTATTCCATCAACAATGAATGACGTCAGGAATCCTTCACCCATACTGGCAGATATTGTTTCTCCCAGCCAGGCGAAAGCTTCTTCAACATAACCTCCCAATGGATCACCCAGAGTGAAGGTTATTTGGAAAGTTAACCACATTATAAGGAGGAATATGGGTATTCCCAGATATTTATGAGTCACAATCCTGTCAATGAGATCGGATCTGGTGATTTTATCGATTTTGGGTTTTTTTACTGATTCTGAAACTAGTCCTGCTATGAAACCATACCGGGCATCGGTAATGGCAGCATCAGCATCATCATCAAAAACATCGTTGAAATGTCTCTGGATTTTTTTTACTTCCCTTATGACTCTCTGTCCTTTTCCAGTTTCTTCGATTTTTTTTATAATTTCTGGATCATCTTCCATTAATTTAAGAGCTATCCAACTTGTAGGTGCATCCAGATGTGGTATATCCTGGTCAATGATTTTTTCAATCTGTTCCATGTGTTCTGATACTTCATTACCATATTCCAACCGGTCCATAACAATATTAGGTGATTTGGAAACTTTCACTATGGTGTTCAGGAGTTCATCACTGCCAGTTTCATCCACAGCTTCAATTTCTATTACTGGTACACCTAAAAGTTTTGAAAGCTGTTCTTTGTTGATTTTCAGTCCTTTTTCCCGGGCAAATTTATTCATGTTAAGTGCCAGAATCGTGTTTGCACCTAATTCCATCATTTGAACTGTTAAATACAAATTTCTTTCTAAGTTAGCAGCATCAATAATATTAACTATTACATCAGGTTTTTCATTCACGATATAATCCCGGGAAACTACTTCTTCTACAGAGTAGGCAGTTAGACTGTAATTTCCTGGAAGATCCACCACCTCTATTTCATAGTTGTTGTACTGGAATGTTCCTTCCTTTTTTTCAACAGTTTTACCTGGCCAGTTACCAACATGCTGGCGCATGCCAGTTAACCGGTTAAACAGTGTACTTTTTCCCACATTGGGATTTCCTGCTAGGGCTATTTTTATCTTATTCATTTCGATAACCTTCAACCATTATTTTTTGTGCCTGTCCTCGTCCAATGATCAGTCGTGAACCCTTAACATCCACAATTAACGGTCCGTGGATATCATTTTTCACAACCTTGATCTGGGAATCCTTGTATATTCCCATCTCCTGGAGTCTTTTCTGGAATTTACCTCCATGCCAGATCTGGACGATTTTCAGATTCTCATTTTCTGTGGCCATTGCTAAGCTCATCATTTTATCTCTATCTCGATCTGTTTTGCCTCTTCTTTTCTCAGGGAAAGGGAATAACCTTTGATTTTAACTTCAATTGGATCTCCCAGGGGTGCTACTCTTTCTACCTTCACATCAGACCCTCGAACAAGACCCATTTCCATTAAATGCTTTTTAACTTTGCTATTACCATTAAAAGCCTTTATTACTCCATTCTCACCCTTTTCAAGATTATTCAATGTTTTTATCATTTTCATAACTTCCTTCAAGATTTAATTAAGTTAGGCTTACCTAAAATTATTAGATTAACCTAACTTTCTTAGGTATACCTAACTTTTTTATCATATATAAAGATTTCGATTTTACATCATCATCACAAATTTAAAAAAAAATCTCACAAAAATAACAAACATTCAAATAGAAATAATGGATTATTAAACAGTTCAGCTAAATAGAATGTTTTAAGGAGGTAATTTGATTATCCATGAAAAATTAACTATCAGAACCGTAATGATGTATTTTTCCGTTAACTTTCAATGTATTTCCATCAAAAACAGAGATGGCACCGTGTCCACCACATATTAAACATTGTTTGCCCTCACTTAGTAGTGCCTCGTTTAGACTGGAAATTAATTCAAGAAGGGTTTTTCTTTCCTTTCTGGCTCTTTCAGTGTCAACATTTACAGAGGTCATTAGATTCTTGGCAAGGATATTGTATTTTTTTCTTTCAGAACTCAAACTTTCGAAATTTATAAGGGAATCTGCAGTGAATAAAAGGCCTTCTGCAGGGCATAAGAAAAAAGCTTGACCATGGAGGTGCCCGCCTAAACTTTCCAGAACTTCAAACTTGAGATCACCAACTTTAAAAGAGTGTATAACCGGAATTTTCCCTCTCCTTTTTATTATTTTGTTCGGGAAAACATCTACATTGGTTGGGGGGTTAAAATTTGAAAAAAGATTGATGAGTTTGGTGTAGACTTCCTCCAGAACGCACTCTTCAACAGCAGACCCATAAGCTCTGTTGGTTTTATTGATAATATCAAGTGTGCCTTTATTTAAATATGATTTAACATCATATAAACCTCCTGCACCTGAATGATCGGCATCTGCATGAGTTATATAAATCCCTTTGAGTTTTTTAAGGTTAATTCCAATGTGCTGGAATAATTTTACCATATCCCCATAGTAAATTCCGTAACCAGAATCTATCATTACCAACTCATCCTTACTTTCAACAAGATATATATTTCCTCCGCAGGGTGGTTGAATACCGTAAAGAAAAGAATCATTATTTATATTAATTATTTGCACATCTGCAAAGAATTTGTCTCCTTGAGTGTTTTTCAGCGTGTTTCCTGTGGTTATTATGCTTTCGAATACTTTTTTAGGGTTTTCACCAAGACGAGTTAACTCCTGAACAATGTGATTGATGTCATTTAATAATTTAAATAAAAAATCATCCTCAGTTCCTATTATTTCCCTAATTTTCTGGGCAAAAAGTAGGTAAAAAACAGTATCATCAAGTTTTTCTCCTTCAGCATCATATTCCAATATTTCCATTGGATAACGTTGCTGTAAATTTTCCAGGAGTAAGTTCACTGTTGAAGTATTATCCAGGGTGAGGCCAACTGTTAATTTATCATGCCGGTTACTCCTCTCATCAAAGTCCAAAAAAGCGATATTTGCATTGGTTGAGGTGATATTATCTAAAAACTCAAATAAAGCTCCGGGACGGTTGGGGAGAAATATGTTGAATTTTAGATAATGGACTGGTTCCAGTGAGATTTGCAGATAACCAAGTTCATTTAGTTCATTTCTAATTTTTTCATATGCTTCTTTGGAGGAAGATATTTCAAAAAATACTGTGTTTAGATCAATTTTATAGTTATAGTGGATGCGATGGATATTGGCATTGTGAATTTTTGCTATTTTCGCAACCCTATGTAAAGCACCGGGTTCATTGGGTATTCTGGTTATAAAAGAAAATTTATTCATTTTGACACAAATTATCTATCTGTTATCCAAAGATAGAAATATGTTTTTGTGTATCACCAACAACTACCCAATAAATATGTATAATCAATCACCACCATTCCTGCAATACCATTATTAAATTTGATGGGACGTGCAGGAAACATATTTTTCACATGCTTTAAGACTATTTTCACATGCTTTAAGACTATGCGAATAAAGGGAATTATGTATTTTTTTCCAGACAGACAAACTGAATCGTGACTGGATCTAGATCAATGGAGGTAATGTTTTCTTCCAAACTTTCCCCATCTAATCCGTTTTCTTCTCCTTCATCTTCGTGAACTTCAATGATCATAGCTTCTTCTTCTGCGGCACCAGGATCCTTTTCAATGCATTCTTTAACCTGTGACTGGATAGCTGCTGCATCTTCAACATCGATCATACTCACTATCTCCAGTTGTTGTTGGAATCGTTGGATAGCCTCATCTGGTATGTTTTCTATGAATGGAATGGCACCAGTAGCACCAACTATCTTCCTTTTATCAGGATCCACACCATTGGCATGCAGAGCTTCAATACTCTGACCCGTAATGTGTCCCTGCACCTCTGATCCACACAGTACCAGGAACCGGATGTTGGGGTTGGAAATTAAGTTGGCCATCATCTTCTCAATTCCCAGGTTTTCAGTTTTGCAGGGCCCGGCAATGGCAGCCCCTGCATCCACCAGCACTTCTTCAATATGAGAAGCAAGTGTAGCACCAGCAACACAGCTTTGCGGGTCACCCACCACATAATCTCCATTAATAACCGGCCATCCTTCTGCAGGTTCTTTTTTTTCAGCCATACATTAAACCTCCGTTTTTAGATAATGTTTCAGTATTTACTAAGACAGGTTATGGATATAAATATTTCCATTT
This genomic interval from Methanobacterium petrolearium contains the following:
- a CDS encoding ECF transporter S component, which codes for MDFMTLGSWILFFLLIIGIILAFFRIFEKSKPSVEHLVLIAILVAISVMGDLPTAAIPGLTVASFIIITTGIVFGKKTGFVTGILTPLVLSLFLGLGYWTVLQMIAWGLMGLTAGILSSKLDKNKYLRSGFGFAWGFLYGWITNLSMLPFLSSITLTSVIGVYAASFPFDLIHAVTNAVLLFLFFSLFERIFNRAKDRFISPAMKESPEKEPANN
- a CDS encoding cysteine-rich small domain-containing protein, which encodes MMIYIVGIGYSKEHLTLQALNILNEADLIIGNSFHLKQIEDLIKGKKTIRENIAKEEMVHLTILKSLDNKNVALISSDPEAEGILNIFYQSLDKYPDVEAKVVPGVTAVAYASTTLGTLNDFAVINLNDATIPLCEMKNRLKNAVAAELILILQKIPGTDHRDVHKILKELLNDSTPVGIFKILPVSELKEVSQLKETSNTSPVPESRLSEYVVSTMGNINWDDVDKSPLLVLGNKFTYIQNGKMVTPRGYVLYPVIHPLTRKFYENYLAGEGVEGPNFDCSDYPCHYHCQNCTFCYCPFYPCGDSSTGGKWIKGKPVWDCTDCLWIHQDDTVDCIQRKLDDILLEVEDLQNKKKELLKLRRECLYYTLND
- a CDS encoding adenosylcobinamide amidohydrolase: MKIQKSKTKEYRDSFKLIHQTDTGEKVYRLGRSILIKLPENRNSVITSWINGGYREDLQAIFNHQLNQSEIDHLENGPVPEFMRNTAKKMGMDPGRTSGFLTVAYMDNVAIITKTFREIEVTAIVTAGIEVNGGRAGDTASYYELNGTYEFEVGTINTVLIVNCNLSESTLIRSMMTAVEAKTVALQELMAPSKYSHGVATGSGTDNIAIISNMESEDVLTSAGKHSKLGELIGKSVIEATKQSLSKQSNLNPDSQCDMLVRLERFKVDPENYWEHARSAYQEPDKTKFMENLHDFSKNPLVVSLVASILHLIDETSWGLASQGAAEKTAISLMKTLPDLLKIENVPNYEKLLDQSDSVLINWIRVSTWVILNMKK
- a CDS encoding permease, giving the protein MSFVVNFFQLFYQIILENSFFILVGFLMAGLIHMFLPSHLLEKLVGTSTLGGIIKGILVGLPLPICSCGIVPAAIALKDKGIRDSVSASFLVSTSGFSVSSVIPSYSFLGLPLTLMRPVIAAISGVTAGLLVHFIGENETTHINHLNCPVKDHNSESHCDGCGNKFINFNGKFNEKEGSEFKSNIGEGGPTSDYNGNWDDRAYAKIKEIVRYSFKDSFADVSTSLLFGLLFAALIGALMSMGMPWDFLKTFASDPVLSLFILLLVAIPIYVCPTASIPLALSFIFMGFTPGSILVFLYAGPATNMASMSMILSKFKKRFLTSYIVSIVSVSLIMGYLVNLFSSYFIQGVSITDLSAYTSFVPYSVKLLSSVLMVVLIIYGIYRTHFSSKRIIKR
- a CDS encoding DMT family transporter produces the protein MVNPWFLLFIGVGVEVVATTCLKLSEGFTKVWPSVGFLLFFAIGFYLFSVCMNHIEMGIAYAVWAGLGIGLIAIVGVIFFSEEISFLKFLAIAMIIGGAVILNMTSTG
- a CDS encoding DNA helicase PriA; translated protein: MKCKICGCVFDENKRSNTCQGCPVHNCNMIRCPNCGFEQLPESKTGSKLAKFLSSFFKPSNQK
- the feoB gene encoding ferrous iron transport protein B, producing the protein MNKIKIALAGNPNVGKSTLFNRLTGMRQHVGNWPGKTVEKKEGTFQYNNYEIEVVDLPGNYSLTAYSVEEVVSRDYIVNEKPDVIVNIIDAANLERNLYLTVQMMELGANTILALNMNKFAREKGLKINKEQLSKLLGVPVIEIEAVDETGSDELLNTIVKVSKSPNIVMDRLEYGNEVSEHMEQIEKIIDQDIPHLDAPTSWIALKLMEDDPEIIKKIEETGKGQRVIREVKKIQRHFNDVFDDDADAAITDARYGFIAGLVSESVKKPKIDKITRSDLIDRIVTHKYLGIPIFLLIMWLTFQITFTLGDPLGGYVEEAFAWLGETISASMGEGFLTSFIVDGIIGGVGGVLVFVPLIFILFLILSILEDSGYLARAAFVMDRFMHKLVGLHGKSFIPMILGFGCAVPGIMATRTLENEKDRLLTMLIVPFMSCSARLPVYALIVAAFFSAYQGWVIFSLYLLGIVVAIIVAAIFKKTIFKGMSAPFVMELPPYRIPTAKGALIHMWERGVLFLKKAGTIILALSVVIWALSSLPVGVEYGSQESVTGQIGTALSPIFEPLGFGEWQATVAIIYGFLAKEVVVSTFGTLYGIGEDGGGEEAPTEETSVDETAQAEQASNEEAPAEEEEETAPEEDPGFIAVMQELFTPLSAYAYMVFVLLYIPCLATLAAIRRETNSWKWPTFAAVYTFVVAYVVSFVVYQGGSIMGF
- a CDS encoding FeoA family protein, which gives rise to MSLAMATENENLKIVQIWHGGKFQKRLQEMGIYKDSQIKVVKNDIHGPLIVDVKGSRLIIGRGQAQKIMVEGYRNE
- a CDS encoding FeoA family protein — translated: MIKTLNNLEKGENGVIKAFNGNSKVKKHLMEMGLVRGSDVKVERVAPLGDPIEVKIKGYSLSLRKEEAKQIEIEIK
- a CDS encoding MBL fold metallo-hydrolase — translated: MNKFSFITRIPNEPGALHRVAKIAKIHNANIHRIHYNYKIDLNTVFFEISSSKEAYEKIRNELNELGYLQISLEPVHYLKFNIFLPNRPGALFEFLDNITSTNANIAFLDFDERSNRHDKLTVGLTLDNTSTVNLLLENLQQRYPMEILEYDAEGEKLDDTVFYLLFAQKIREIIGTEDDFLFKLLNDINHIVQELTRLGENPKKVFESIITTGNTLKNTQGDKFFADVQIININNDSFLYGIQPPCGGNIYLVESKDELVMIDSGYGIYYGDMVKLFQHIGINLKKLKGIYITHADADHSGAGGLYDVKSYLNKGTLDIINKTNRAYGSAVEECVLEEVYTKLINLFSNFNPPTNVDVFPNKIIKRRGKIPVIHSFKVGDLKFEVLESLGGHLHGQAFFLCPAEGLLFTADSLINFESLSSERKKYNILAKNLMTSVNVDTERARKERKTLLELISSLNEALLSEGKQCLICGGHGAISVFDGNTLKVNGKIHHYGSDS
- the mtrA gene encoding tetrahydromethanopterin S-methyltransferase subunit A, with product MAEKKEPAEGWPVINGDYVVGDPQSCVAGATLASHIEEVLVDAGAAIAGPCKTENLGIEKMMANLISNPNIRFLVLCGSEVQGHITGQSIEALHANGVDPDKRKIVGATGAIPFIENIPDEAIQRFQQQLEIVSMIDVEDAAAIQSQVKECIEKDPGAAEEEAMIIEVHEDEGEENGLDGESLEENITSIDLDPVTIQFVCLEKNT